GGATCGGCAAGGCGTTGTCGCCGCATACCTTGCGCCATGCGTTTGCCACGCATTTGCTCAACCACGGCGCGGATTTACGCGTGGTGCAAATGCTGCTGGGGCACAGCGACTTGTCCACTACTCAGATCTATACCCATGTGGCCCGCGCGCGCTTGCAGGAGATGCACGCCAAGCATCACCCGCGCGGTTGAAAGCCGCCAATTTGTGCCGCCACGGGCTGCCCTGGCGCCCAACTGTGGTAGGCTTTGCCGGTTAGCAAAGGGGACGGCCACTGCCCGCGTTTCCAAGCGGTGTTCCACTGCCGTCCCTGCATCTGCCTTCAGGAGTTCCCATGCGCTTGACCCAGATTATTGCCGCCGCAGCGATTGCGTTGGTTTCCACCTTTGTTGTCGCCGATGACGCCGCCGAGCAAACCATTCGCAAGAGTTTGGCGGACCTGAAGCTCGACACCCCGATCGAAAGCATCAGTGCCAGCCCTATGGCCGGCCTGTACGAAGTCAAACTCAAGGGCAGCCGTGTGCTGTACGCCAGCGCCGATGGCCAGTACATCGTTCAGGGCTACCTGTTCCAGCTAAAAGACGGCAAGCCGGTCAACCTGACCGAGAAGGCCGAGCGCCTGGGCGTGTCCAAGCTGATCAACGGTATCCCGGTGGCTGAAACCGTGGTGTACCCGGCCATTGGCGAGACCAAGACCCACATCACGGTGTTCACCGACACCACGTGCCCGTACTGCCACAAGCTGCACGCCGAAGTGCCTGCGCTGAACAAGGCCGGTATCGAAGTGCGCTACGTCGCGTTCCCGCGCCAGGGCCTGGGTTCGCCGGGTGACGAGCAGCTGCAAGCCGTGTGGTGCTCGACCGACAAGAAAGCGGCCATGGACAAAATGGTCGATGGCAAGGAAATCAAGGCGGCCAAATGTGCCAACCCGGTTTCCAAGCAGTTCGCCCTCGGCCAGTCGATTGGCGTGAACGGTACACCGGCCATCGTTTTGGCTGACGGCCAAGTGATTCCGGGCTACCAGCCGGCGCCACAAGTTGCCAAACTGGCGCTCAGTGCCAAGTAAACCAGCATCGTCGAACCTTTGACGATCATGGCCCGCCGACCGATCGACGGGCCATCAAATTGAAAGCCGCAGTTGTGCGGCTGTTTTCCACGGCCGACCTAGCGTCGGCCGTTTCATGGGGAGTTCTTCAGTGAAACCGGTCAAAGTAGGCATCTGTGGGTTAGGGACCGTCGGTGGCGGCACCTTCAACGTACTTCAGCGTAATGCTGAAGAAATTTCCCGCCGTGCAGGGCGTGGGATTGAAGTGGCGCAAATTGCCACGCGTACGCCAAAGCCTCAGTTCCAAACGACCGGTATTGCGATTACCAACGATGTCTTCGCCGTGGCCACCAACCCTGAAATCGATATCGTCATCGAGCTGGTCGGCGGCTATACCGTGGCCCGCGACCTGGTGCTGCTGGCCATCGAGAATGGCAAGCACGTGGTCACCGCCAACAAGGCGCTGATCGCCGTGCACGGCAACGAGATCTTTGCCAAGGCGCGTGAAAAGGGCGTGATCGTCGCGTTCGAAGCCGCCGTGGCCGGTGGCATTCCGGTGATCAAGGCGATCCGTGAAGGCCTGTCCGCCAACCGTATCAACTGGGTGGCCGGCATCATCAACGGCACCGGCAACTTCATCCTCACCGAAATGCGCGAGAAGGGCCGCACCTTCGAGGACGTGCTGGCCGAAGCCCAGGCCCTGGGTTACGCCGAAGCCGACCCGACCTTCGACGTGGAAGGCATCGACGCAGCGCACAAGCTGACCATTTTGGCGTCCATCGCCTTTGGTATCCCGCTGCAGTTCGACAAGGCCTACACCGAAGGCATCACCAAGCTGACCACCGCCGACGTGAACTACGCCGAAGCCCTGGGCTACCGCATCAAGCACCTTGGTGTGGCGCGCAGCACCCCGGCCGGTATCGAGTTGCGTGTACACCCGACGCTGATCCCGGCCGACCGCCTGATCGCCAACGTCAATGGCGTGATGAACGCCGTGATGGTCAACGGTGACGCCGCCGGTTCCACCCTGTTCTACGGCGCCGGCGCCGGCATGGAGCCGACCGCTTCGTCGGTAATCGCCGACCTGGTGGACGTGGTTCGCGCCATGACCAGCGACCCGGAAAACCGCGTGCCGCACCTGGCCTTCCAGCCGGACTCGCTGTCGGCGCACCCGATCCTGCCGATCGAAGCCTGCGAAAGCGCCTACTACCTGCGCATCCAGGCCAAGGACCATCCAGGCGTGTTGGCCCAGGTGGCCAGCATCCTCTCGGAGCGCGGCATCAACATCGAGTCGATCATGCAGAAGGAAGTCGAGGAGCAAGACGGCCTGGTGCCGATGATCCTGCTGACCCACCGCGTGCTCGAGCAGCACATCAACGATGCCATCGCCGCGCTTGAAGCGTTGCAGGGCGTGGTTGGGCCGGTGGTGCGCATCCGTGTTGAACACCTGAACTAATCGTTTAGCGGCAAGGGCCCCACAGGTTCGGCGGCCCTTGTTCAGAATGCTCTAGAGGAGCCAGTCATGCGTTATATCAGCACCCGCGGCCAGGCACCGGCCCTGAACTTCGAAGACGTTTTGCTCGCCGGTCTTGCCACTGATGGCGGCCTGTACGTGCCGGAAAACCTGCCACGTTTCACCCAGGAAGAAATCGCCTCGTGGGCCGGCCTGCCGTACCACGAACTGGCGTTCCGGGTGATGCGCCCGTTTGTTACCGGCAGCATTCCGGATGCAGACTTTAAAAAGATTCTGGAAGAAACCTATGGCGTGTTTTCCCACAACGCCATCGCGCCACTGCGTCAGCTGAACGGCAACGAGTGGGTACT
The window above is part of the Pseudomonas sp. KBS0710 genome. Proteins encoded here:
- a CDS encoding homoserine dehydrogenase, translated to MKPVKVGICGLGTVGGGTFNVLQRNAEEISRRAGRGIEVAQIATRTPKPQFQTTGIAITNDVFAVATNPEIDIVIELVGGYTVARDLVLLAIENGKHVVTANKALIAVHGNEIFAKAREKGVIVAFEAAVAGGIPVIKAIREGLSANRINWVAGIINGTGNFILTEMREKGRTFEDVLAEAQALGYAEADPTFDVEGIDAAHKLTILASIAFGIPLQFDKAYTEGITKLTTADVNYAEALGYRIKHLGVARSTPAGIELRVHPTLIPADRLIANVNGVMNAVMVNGDAAGSTLFYGAGAGMEPTASSVIADLVDVVRAMTSDPENRVPHLAFQPDSLSAHPILPIEACESAYYLRIQAKDHPGVLAQVASILSERGINIESIMQKEVEEQDGLVPMILLTHRVLEQHINDAIAALEALQGVVGPVVRIRVEHLN
- a CDS encoding thioredoxin fold domain-containing protein, producing the protein MRLTQIIAAAAIALVSTFVVADDAAEQTIRKSLADLKLDTPIESISASPMAGLYEVKLKGSRVLYASADGQYIVQGYLFQLKDGKPVNLTEKAERLGVSKLINGIPVAETVVYPAIGETKTHITVFTDTTCPYCHKLHAEVPALNKAGIEVRYVAFPRQGLGSPGDEQLQAVWCSTDKKAAMDKMVDGKEIKAAKCANPVSKQFALGQSIGVNGTPAIVLADGQVIPGYQPAPQVAKLALSAK